One stretch of Candidatus Bathyarchaeia archaeon DNA includes these proteins:
- a CDS encoding ABC transporter ATP-binding protein, with the protein MTRRRNEPFRITQLRRIYNREEEKFTFNISYETHTKITPRSLVVAEAFGLGIDEAQKFKVLDATLKIGPTDIVYITGDSGSGKSVLLRAIRADLGDEAIDLSEVAVDPDKPLIETVGATVEEGLELLSKVGLNDAFLFLRTYSQLSDGQKYRYRIAKLIESGKQWWLMDEFAACLDRDTAKIIAYNLQKIARQQGKAVIAATTHSDLQDDLKPSVLVHKRFGEEIQINYYPNMPAAECSLIREMKVEKGTREDWQKLSSFHYRGHKVAVPRKIFRLVRRDELCGVIVYSYPPPACYGRRLMLPRMPIQELNKKLSIINRVVIHPKYRTIGLGAKLIRETLPMAGTPYVELIAVMAKYSPFAEKAGMQKIAEQKSVESISKVSNVLLELGFDMQLVGSTRYVRGKIDSLTAAQIGVLKEVFIKNKHPRFQKEFTDSRHQPFGKTIDYAKNVQTADNIKISKLIKILAMLSQTKAYLFWKIH; encoded by the coding sequence ATGACAAGACGAAGAAACGAACCCTTCCGCATAACCCAACTCCGAAGAATCTACAACAGAGAAGAAGAAAAATTCACCTTCAACATCAGCTACGAAACCCACACCAAAATCACACCCAGAAGCCTAGTCGTGGCTGAAGCATTCGGCTTAGGCATTGACGAAGCGCAGAAGTTCAAGGTTTTAGATGCCACGCTAAAGATTGGACCCACAGATATCGTTTACATTACGGGTGACAGTGGCAGCGGCAAAAGCGTTTTACTACGAGCCATTAGAGCAGACCTGGGCGATGAAGCTATTGATTTGTCAGAGGTTGCAGTTGACCCGGACAAGCCTCTGATCGAAACAGTCGGCGCCACGGTCGAAGAAGGTTTAGAGCTGCTGAGCAAAGTCGGGTTAAACGATGCCTTCCTTTTCCTGCGCACGTACAGCCAGCTTAGTGATGGGCAAAAGTACCGTTATCGAATTGCTAAACTAATCGAGAGCGGCAAACAGTGGTGGCTGATGGATGAATTCGCCGCCTGCTTGGACCGTGATACAGCCAAAATCATAGCTTACAACCTCCAGAAGATTGCGCGGCAACAAGGAAAAGCAGTCATAGCAGCCACAACCCACAGCGACCTACAAGACGACCTAAAACCAAGCGTACTAGTGCATAAACGGTTTGGCGAAGAAATCCAAATCAACTACTACCCAAACATGCCAGCAGCCGAATGCAGCTTAATCCGAGAAATGAAAGTGGAAAAAGGCACCAGAGAAGACTGGCAAAAACTCAGCAGTTTCCACTACCGCGGGCACAAGGTCGCGGTTCCCCGAAAAATCTTCCGCTTGGTCCGAAGAGATGAGCTCTGCGGCGTCATCGTTTATAGTTACCCACCGCCAGCCTGCTATGGAAGGCGTCTTATGCTTCCAAGAATGCCAATTCAAGAGCTAAACAAAAAACTAAGCATCATCAACCGAGTAGTCATCCATCCAAAATACCGAACCATCGGCTTAGGTGCCAAGCTGATTCGTGAAACACTGCCTATGGCGGGAACTCCTTACGTTGAATTAATTGCCGTGATGGCAAAGTATTCTCCCTTCGCGGAAAAAGCAGGCATGCAAAAGATTGCAGAACAAAAGTCGGTTGAAAGCATCTCTAAAGTCTCAAATGTACTCTTGGAGTTAGGGTTTGATATGCAACTTGTTGGTAGCACACGTTATGTACGAGGAAAAATTGACAGCCTAACCGCCGCTCAAATTGGTGTGCTTAAAGAAGTATTCATTAAAAACAAACATCCGAGATTTCAAAAAGAGTTTACTGACAGCAGGCATCAGCCCTTCGGAAAAACAATCGATTACGCTAAAAACGTGCAAACCGCCGACAACATCAAGATCAGTAAACTTATCAAAATTCTTGCAATGCTATCCCAAACAAAAGCCTACCTCTTTTGGAAAATCCATTAA
- a CDS encoding terminase large subunit domain-containing protein — MAAVEELGERKVQSLQGDVKSFFEQIFGFSPYQYQIELAELFEKNQFLAVRWPRQTGKSFSVSALLLKYAWEHPNSYIAIVGPSWRQTKLNIRRMGGFCRKLPQRGLHVQKTRISLPNDSVIEAFPNNPDTIRGPTFSIIWWEECNFTPNDEDLYDAILFTLGTTNGKLIATSTPFSTDSMFWKMCNHKDYSDFARHHFTWDKAIEPNGPLKPAIIEKIKRQFGDDPARWRREMEAEWAEDEDVWLAQSLIVACVGTVKNCGVDLQEFNPEAECEGDFFAGLDLAQTRDYCVLSVVERLNDKLFLRHLKIFQQPTLYAQVLGYLKALQDRWGGFQKIRVDFTREGPSIIADMETAGMENAEGVNFSVPRKSEMASLLKQRMANHKFFYPLLNWERPYRGDICTELNVERYDLRKDGAIGYSHPNGTHDDVFWSIALAVFATVQMEPEPFLTVIPR, encoded by the coding sequence ATGGCTGCTGTTGAAGAGTTAGGCGAGCGCAAAGTCCAAAGCTTACAAGGTGATGTTAAGAGTTTCTTTGAGCAAATCTTTGGCTTTTCACCTTACCAGTACCAGATTGAGCTTGCAGAGTTGTTTGAGAAGAACCAGTTTTTGGCGGTGCGTTGGCCAAGGCAAACAGGAAAGAGCTTTTCGGTTTCAGCATTGCTTCTTAAGTATGCTTGGGAGCATCCGAACAGCTACATTGCCATTGTTGGTCCAAGCTGGCGCCAAACCAAACTCAACATCAGGCGAATGGGCGGTTTCTGCCGCAAGCTTCCGCAGCGGGGATTGCATGTCCAAAAAACCCGAATATCGCTGCCAAACGACAGCGTCATTGAAGCGTTCCCAAACAACCCTGACACTATCAGGGGTCCAACGTTCTCGATTATTTGGTGGGAAGAATGCAACTTCACGCCTAACGATGAGGATTTGTATGATGCTATTCTGTTTACGTTGGGAACAACCAACGGCAAGCTAATTGCGACTAGTACGCCGTTTAGTACGGATTCGATGTTTTGGAAAATGTGCAACCACAAAGACTACTCAGACTTTGCAAGACACCACTTCACATGGGACAAGGCAATCGAGCCTAACGGTCCACTAAAACCAGCGATTATTGAGAAGATTAAACGCCAATTTGGTGATGACCCTGCCCGTTGGCGTCGGGAAATGGAGGCGGAATGGGCTGAAGACGAGGATGTTTGGCTGGCTCAAAGCTTAATCGTTGCCTGCGTTGGCACCGTGAAGAACTGTGGCGTGGACTTGCAAGAGTTTAACCCTGAAGCTGAATGTGAAGGCGATTTCTTTGCTGGGCTGGATTTGGCTCAAACCCGCGACTACTGTGTACTCTCGGTGGTTGAAAGGCTAAACGATAAGCTTTTTCTTAGGCACCTGAAGATTTTCCAACAGCCCACGCTCTACGCTCAGGTTCTGGGCTATCTTAAGGCGTTGCAGGATAGGTGGGGTGGATTTCAAAAAATCAGGGTTGACTTCACCAGAGAAGGGCCATCCATCATCGCGGACATGGAAACTGCTGGAATGGAAAACGCTGAAGGCGTCAACTTTAGCGTGCCCCGAAAGAGCGAGATGGCAAGTCTGCTTAAGCAACGCATGGCGAATCATAAGTTCTTTTATCCGCTGCTGAATTGGGAGCGCCCATACCGAGGCGACATCTGCACCGAACTTAACGTTGAGCGCTATGACCTACGCAAGGACGGCGCCATAGGCTACTCGCATCCAAACGGAACACACGACGACGTCTTTTGGAGCATAGCCCTAGCCGTGTTTGCAACCGTACAGATGGAACCTGAACCATTCTTAACAGTTATCCCAAGGTGA